One window from the genome of Hoplias malabaricus isolate fHopMal1 chromosome 18, fHopMal1.hap1, whole genome shotgun sequence encodes:
- the LOC136675126 gene encoding protocadherin gamma-A4-like: MDLNVLLSALLLLVPVSLVRVVRADLNYAVPEQTKRQYVIGNIAKDLGLDAKGLSHRKARIDTEDSSKRFCDVDLTTGNLIVTETIDREEICGPRTSCSLKYELVLQNPLEVHRISLEIQDINDNSPQFPKERISFEIRESADKGERFPLDEAHDLDTGRNAVQGYTLQKNENFILSVHENADGGKYAELVLDKELDREQQTDIELVLTATDGGHPQRSGTALVHVTVLDANDNIPVFTQPVYRVSLAENTPLGTEVITVSATDADEGANGDVTYELSRVTEKAAKLFSIDKASGKISVRGDIDYEEETYYELKVQAKDGPGLASTVKIIIDITDVNDNAPKIILKSLNDPVPEDTAVGAEVAIINVQDKDSGENRQIHCSFQNNVPFKLNSSVKNYFSLVTTNALDREREADYNITITATDGGSPPLSSSMTIHLSVSDVNDNPPVFDEQSYSAYVAENNKAGTSICSVTARDPDWRQNGTVLYSLLPSEVNGVPVSSFLSINADTGVIHAVRSFDYEQFRSLKVQVVSRDNGSPPLSSNATVSVFITDENDNSPQILYPAPEGKSLMTEMVPKAALSGSLVSKVIAVDADSGQNAWLSYRIVKSTDPGLFSMGVHSGEIRVQRDISESDSMKQNLVISVRDNGQPPLSATCSVYLLISDNLAEVPELKDMTYEEKSSKLTSYLIIALVSVSTFFLTFIILILAVRFCRRRKPRLLFDGAVAIPSAYLPPNYAEVEGAGTLRSSYNYDAYLTTGSHTSDFKFIRSYNDSTLPAGGTLKMSQNDPFGASMIALNTAGDDDEIMCSKN, encoded by the exons ATGGATCTGAACGTGCTTTTATCTGCGCTTCTCCTCCTGGTCCCTGTCTCTCTCGTTCGCGTCGTCCGCGCTGATCTGAACTACGCGGTTCCGGAGCAAACGAAGCGGCAGTACGTGATTGGGAACATAGCGAAAGACCTCGGACTGGACGCTAAGGGATTATCTCATCGCAAGGCTCGCATTGACACCGAGGACAGCAGCAAGCGCTTTTGCGACGTCGATCTGACCACGGGCAATTTGATTGTGACAGAAACAATAGACCGAGAGGAGATCTGCGGCCCGAGGACGTCTTGCTCGTTGAAATATGAGCTCGTTCTTCAGAACCCACTCGAAGTGCATCGAATATCTCTGGAAATCCAGGACATAAACGATAATTCACCCCAGTTTCCCAAAGAACGCATAAGCTTTGAGATCAGAGAGTCTGCGGACAAAGGCGAGCGCTTTCCTCTGGATGAGGCTCATGACTTGGACACAGGGCGCAACGCTGTGCAAGGATACACCCTCCAAAAGAACGAGAATTTCATATTATCCGTGCACGAGAACGCAGACGGTGGGAAATACGCTGAGCTGGTGTTGGACAAAGAGCTGGATCGCgaacaacaaacagacataGAGTTGGTCCTTACCGCTACTGATGGAGGTCACCCACAAAGGTCTGGTACCGCGCTCGTACACGTCACTGTCCTGGATGCTAACGATAATATCCCCGTCTTCACTCAGCCTGTCTACAGAGTGAGTTTGGCTGAGAACACGCCCTTGGGCACCGAGGTGATCACAGTCAGCGCCACAGACGCAGACGAGGGGGCAAACGGTGACGTCACATACGAGCTCAGCCGTGTGACGGAGAAGGCAGCAAAGCTCTTTTCCATTGACAAAGCAAGTGGCAAGATTAGCGTGAGGGGAGACATTGACTATGAAGAAGAAACGTACTATGAGCTTAAAGTGCAGGCCAAAGATGGCCCAGGATTAGCTTCAACTGTCAAAATCATTATAGACATCACTGACGTGAATGATAATGCAcccaaaatcattttaaaatctctGAATGACCCTGTACCTGAGGACACTGCAGTGGGGGCTGAGGTGGCCATCATTAATGTCCAGGATAAAGACTCAGGAGAAAATCGACAGATCCACTGCTCCTTTCAGAACAACGTTCCCTTCAAACTGAACTCCTCTGTTAAGAATTATTTCTCTCTGGTCACCACCAATgcactggacagagagagagaagctgacTACAACATCACCATCACTGCCACAGACGGAGGATCTCCACCTTTATCCTCCTCAATGACCATCCATTTATCTGTGTCAGACGTGAACGACAACCCCCCTGTGTTTGATGAGCAGTCCTACAGCGCTTATGTAGCTGAGAACAACAAAGCAGGCACCTCCATCTGCTCCGTGACTGCGAGAGACCCAGACTGGAGGCAGAACGGCACAGTGCTGTATTCTCTGCTGCCCAGTGAGGTGAACGGTGTTCCGGTGTCCTCCTTCCTCTCCATCAACGCAGACACGGGGGTGATCCACGCCGTGAGGTCATTTGACTACGAGCAGTTCAGGAGCCTGAAAGTCCAGGTGGTGTCCAGAGACAACGGCTCTCCTCCGCTCAGCAGCAACGCCACCGTGAGTGTGTTCATAACAGACGAGAACGATAACTCTCCACAGATATTATACCCTGCTCCTGAGGGGAAGTCTTTAATGACCGAGATGGTCCCTAAAGCCGCTCTGTCCGGCTCTCTGGTGTCCAAGGTGATCGCCGTGGACGCCGACTCCGGACAGAACGCGTGGCTGTCCTATCGGATCGTAAAGTCCACCGATCCGGGCCTTTTCAGCATGGGTGTCCACAGCGGAGAGATCAGGGTCCAGCGGGACATCAGTGAATCTGACAGCATGAAGCAGAACCTTGTTATTTCAGTGAGAGATAACGGACAGCCCCCTCTCTCTGCGACGTGTTCTGTCTATCTGCTGATTTCTGATAACCTGGCTGAAGTTCCAGAGCTGAAGGACATGACTTATGAAGAGAAGAGCTCCAAACTAACGTCCTATCTGATCATCGCGCTGGTGTCGGTGTCCACCTTCTTTCTGACCTTCATCATCCTGATCCTGGCTGTGAGGTTCTGTCGCAGGAGAAAGCCCAGACTGTTGTTTGATGGAGCAGTGGCCATTCCCAGCGCGTACCTCCCTCCCAACTACGCAGAGGTGGAGGGAGCCGGGACTCTCCGCAGTTCTTACAATTATGACGCGTATCTGACCACAGGGTCCCACACCAGTGACTTCAAGTTCATCAGATCCTACAATGACAGCACTCTTCCTGCTGGGGGAACTCTAAAAATGAGTCAGAATGATCCTTTTGGAGCCAGTATGATTGCACTGAACACTgcaggtgatgatgatgag ATTATGTGCAGTAAAAACTAA
- the LOC136675127 gene encoding protocadherin gamma-A10-like: MALSSARAEFRAFLSVLSAVSLALLLTPRPARGDLSYTVQEEKKERFVIGNVAKDLGLSPQVLSSRRARIDTEEGSARYVDVNVNTGDLVVAKTMDREKLCGSRLNCILNHELVLENPLELHRVSLTIEDVNDNAPKFLNEIITFEIHESASKGQRYRLDEAHDSDIGQNGVNGYSLEKNHHFILSVHGNTERGKYAELVLDKELDREEQKEMDLVLTAVDGGTPQRSGTAVIHITVLDANDNVPVFTQSVYKVSLAENAPLGTEVVTVRATDADEGANGAVSYEFSRISDHAAQLFSVDKVTGQIKVRGDIDYEEEKYYEIKVQAKDGSGSASIADIIIDITDINDNAPKIILKSLKDPVPEDTVVGAEVAIINVQDKDSGENRQIRCSIQNNVPFKLNPSIKNYFSLVTTSPLDREKESDYNITITATDGGSPPLSSSMTIHLSVSDVNDNPPVFDEQSYSAYVAENNKAGTSICSVTARDPDWRQNGTVLYSLLPSEVNGVPVSSFLSINADTGVIHAVRSFDYEQFRSLKVQVVSRDNGSPPLSSNATVSVFITDENDNSPQILYPAPEGKSLMTEMVPKAALSGSLVSKVIAVDADSGQNAWLSYRIVKSTDPGLFSMGVHSGEIRVQRDISESDSMKQNLVISVRDNGQPPLSATCSVYLLISDNLAEVPELKDMTYEEKSSKLTSYLIIALVSVSTFFLTFIILILAVRFCRRRKPRLLFDGAVAIPSAYLPPNYAEVEGAGTLRSSYNYDAYLTTGSHTSDFKFIRSYNDSTLPAGGTLRKSPDDPFGSSFNEAHGEEVRETSFCFSFFSL; the protein is encoded by the coding sequence ATGGCGCTTAGCTCCGCACGCGCTGAATTCAGAGCGTTTTTAAGCGTGCTCTCAGCGGTCTCCCTCGCTCTCCTCCTCACTCCGCGCCCCGCGAGGGGGGATTTGAGCTACACGGTCcaggaggagaagaaggagcGGTTCGTGATTGGAAACGTAGCCAAGGATCTCGGGCTCAGTCCTCAGGTGCTGTCATCACGAAGGGCTCGGATCGACACAGAGGAAGGTAGCGCGCGCTATGTCGACGTTAACGTGAACACCGGAGACCTGGTCGTAGCGAAAACAATGGACCGAGAAAAGCTTTGTGGCTCGAGGCTTAATTGCATCCTGAATCATGAGCTGGTTTTAGAAAATCCACTGGAACTGCACCGTGTTTCTCTGACAATTGAAGACGTTAACGACAACGCCCCCAAATTTCTGAATGAAATAATTACGTTTGAAATCCACGAGTCAGCTTCAAAGGGGCAGCGTTATCGTTTGGATGAAGCTCATGACTCTGACATCGGGCAGAACGGGGTTAATGGATACTCACTGGAGAAGAACCATCATTTCATTTTGTCTGTTCATGGAAACACTGAGAGAGGGAAGTATGCAGAACTGGTTCTGGACAAAGAGCTGGACCGTGAAGAGCAGAAGGAAATGGACCTGGTTCTGACTGCAGTGGACGGAGGGACTCCTCAGAGATCAGGAACTGCCGTTATACACATCACTGTGCTGGACGCTAATGATAATGTCCCCGTGTTTACTCAGTCTGTTTATAAAGTGTCTCTGGCTGAGAACGCTCCACTGGGAACTGAAGTAGTGACGGTGAGGGCAACAGACGCTGATGAAGGAGCAAATGGAGCTGTGTCTTATGAGTTTAGTCGCATTTCTGACCACGCAGCACAGTTATTTTCTGTTGATAAAGTGACTGGACAAATCAAGGTAAGAGGAGATATAGATtatgaagaagaaaaatattATGAAATTAAAGTGCAGGCCAAAGATGGATCAGGTTCAGCGTCCATTGCAGATATTATTATTGATATCACTGATATAAACGACAACGCTCCTAAAATTATCCTTAAATCTCTGAAAGACCCTGTACCTGAGGACACTGTGGTGGGGGCTGAGGTGGCCATCATTAATGTCCAGGATAAAGACTCAGGAGAAAATCGACAGATCCGCTGCTCCATTCAGAACAACGTTCCCTTCAAACTGAACCCATCCATCAAGAACTACTTCTCTCTGGTCACTACAAGCCCCCTGgaccgagagaaagagagcgattACAACATCACCATCACTGCCACAGACGGAGGATCTCCACCTTTATCCTCCTCAATGACCATCCATTTATCTGTGTCAGACGTGAACGACAACCCCCCTGTGTTTGATGAGCAGTCCTACAGCGCTTATGTAGCTGAGAACAACAAAGCAGGCACCTCCATCTGCTCCGTGACCGCGAGAGACCCAGACTGGAGGCAGAACGGCACAGTGCTGTATTCTCTGCTGCCCAGTGAGGTGAACGGTGTTCCGGTGTCCTCCTTCCTCTCCATCAACGCAGACACGGGGGTGATCCACGCTGTGAGGTCATTTGACTACGAGCAGTTCAGGAGCCTGAAAGTCCAGGTGGTGTCCAGAGACAACGGCTCTCCTCCGCTCAGCAGCAACGCCACCGTGAGTGTGTTCATAACAGACGAGAACGATAACTCTCCACAGATATTATACCCTGCTCCAGAGGGGAAGTCTTTAATGACCGAGATGGTCCCTAAAGCCGCTCTGTCCGGCTCTCTGGTATCCAAGGTGATCGCCGTGGACGCCGACTCCGGACAGAACGCGTGGCTGTCCTATCGGATCGTAAAGTCCACCGATCCGGGCCTTTTCAGCATGGGTGTCCACAGCGGAGAGATCAGGGTCCAGCGGGACATCAGTGAATCTGACAGCATGAAGCAGAACCTTGTTATTTCAGTGAGAGATAACGGACAGCCCCCTCTCTCTGCGACGTGTTCTGTCTATCTGCTGATTTCTGATAACCTGGCTGAAGTTCCAGAGCTGAAGGACATGACTTATGAAGAGAAGAGCTCCAAACTAACGTCCTATCTGATCATCGCGCTGGTGTCGGTGTCCACCTTCTTCCTGACCTTCATCATCCTGATCCTGGCTGTGAGGTTCTGTCGCAGGAGAAAGCCCAGACTGTTGTTTGATGGAGCAGTGGCCATTCCCAGCGCGTACCTCCCTCCCAACTACGCAGAGGTGGAGGGAGCCGGGACTCTCCGCAGTTCTTACAATTATGACGCGTATCTGACCACAGGGTCCCACACCAGTGACTTCAAGTTCATCAGATCCTACAATGACAGCACTCTTCCTGCTGGGGGCACTCTGAGGAAGAGCCCGGACGACCCCTTTGGTTCCAGCTTTAACGAGGCACATGGGGAGGAGGTGAGGGAGACCTCTTTTTGCTTTAGTTTCTTTTCACTTTGA